One region of Osmia lignaria lignaria isolate PbOS001 chromosome 7, iyOsmLign1, whole genome shotgun sequence genomic DNA includes:
- the Liprin-alpha gene encoding PTPRF interacting protein alpha isoform X1 — protein sequence MWNMMCDVMPTIAEDSISQRSSQFSGEDANFEQLMVSMLDERDKLMESLRESQERLQETEARLQEVEKERDSLNRQLNANIPQEFSQLTKELAAARESILEREEEISELKAERNNTRLLLEHLECLVSRHERSLRMTVVKRQAAAQSGVSSEVEVLKALKSLFEHHKALDEKVRERLRVALERNTSLEEELAIIKEELQQYKLSGHAPKAMEDRPKENGQTEDGQQQNKNETEQAAGQLEQQQQQEPQQQQQQQQSIQKLGTERSTEIGSRLSNGTLDPSDQDSAARLIDLQATLDKQSSELSTWQRRVAELSGRVAELEESLSKAQKDLLKTQETNVKLQRDLRENVAQKEDQEERIATLEKRYLNAQRESTSLHDLNEKLEQELQHKKAQLKLQEEKISAIQEKLELAEQKLAQYAKLPEMEEQLKQRMEALTQVRRPNQQAQERHGSAEDRIQRLETQLEEKNAEVMRVNQRLKMNEEHNTRLSTTVDKLLSESNERLQVHLKERMHALEEKNALTQELEKTRKIAEDLQNEKAEIVKELGKARLEIDNVKRQMLQQEIAFNIQQTDALTRSLSPNAVDPGSFSRSASHSSFDTHSLPRRTAKRPAMEEDPAKNYVARTLAEQEWEKLQQAHVLANVQQAFDVSSDAEGDGDNESLFSCAADVISPTGHTDAQTLALMLQEQLDAINNEIRLIQEEKQSTEARAEELESRVGSLEHMNLLARGRSLERASPPLSGRSTPKSHHSPNRDYLHKYHTAPASMSPAHLHQYAASLASPGQLSESLPASQLQLSGEELHSVSERDSTGGAGSGGSDAASPLTARSIRLERVVQALAHSQEELRRRTGQAGFPSSGFPAHSRHGQHNNGALNSGTPPSPLSSRHSSQDSLHKNNLPGVGLAIGQLSSSHLHMQSTMSPATAAAVAAAQKKKGIKSSLGRFFSKKEKIKGKDTPMPGDIPGMGGASTPADPDYGDSVSVAGTMGSKSDFDRRKKKSPSMFGSMLDSSRHELLAEAMRAGTPFALWNGPTVVAWLELWVGMPTWYVAACRANVKSGAIMSALSDTEIQREIGISNPLHRLKLRLAIQEMVSLTSPSAPKTSRTTLAFGDMNHEWIGNVWLPSLGLPQYRSTFMECLVDARMLDHLTKKDLRGQLRMVDSFHRTSLQYGISCLKRLNYDRQQLEERRRMAEGANVDVLVWSNDRVIRWVQSIGLKEYGNNLLESGVHGALVALDESFDANSFALALQIPTQNTQARQLLEMEFANLLTVGTERRLDESNSMKS from the exons ATGTGGAATATGATGTGCGACGTGATGCCGACTATCGCGGAGGACAGCATTAGCCAGCGGAGTTCGCAGTTCTCCGGCGAGGATGCGAACTTCGAGCAGCTGATGGTCTCGATGCTCGACGAGAGGGACAAGCTGATGGAATCGTTGCGCGAGAGCCAGGAACGATTACAGGAAACGGAAGCACGTTTGCAGGAGGTCGAAAAAGAACGGGACTCTTTGAATCGTCAGCTGAACGCCAATATTCCTCAG GAATTTTCCCAGCTGACGAAGGAGCTCGCAGCAGCACGCGAGAGTATTttagaaagagaggaagaaatatcggAGCTGAAAGCAGAGAGGAATAATACTCGT CTTCTGCTCGAACATCTGGAATGTCTGGTCTCACGGCACGAGCGATCGCTTAGGATGACTGTGGTGAAGAGGCAAGCGGCCGCGCAATCTGGAGTATCGTCCGAAGTTGAAGTGCTCAAAGCTCTGAAAAGTCTGTTCGAGCACCACAAGGCTTTAGACGAGAAA gtACGAGAACGATTGAGAGTTGCATTGGAAAGGAATACTAGCTTGGAAGAAGAGTTAGCCATTATTAAAGAAGAG CTCCAGCAATATAAATTAAGTGGTCATGCGCCTAAAGCTATGGAGGATAGACCCAAAGAAAATGGGCAGACAGAGGATGGCCAGCAGCAAAACAAG AATGAGACTGAGCAGGCAGCAGGCCAGCTggaacaacagcagcaacaagaacctcagcaacagcagcagcaacagcagtcGATACAAAAGCTAGGTACGGAGAGGTCGACAGAAATCGGGAGTAGACTGAGCAATGGAACTCTCGATCCGTCGGACCAGGATTCAGCTGCGCGATTAATTGATTTGCAAGCCACTCTCGACAAGCAG aGCTCAGAATTGAGCACGTGGCAACGGCGGGTAGCTGAGTTAAGTGGACGAGTAGCTGAATTGGAAGAAAGCTTATCCAAGGCTCAGAAAGATCTTCTGAAAACGCAAGAAACGAACGTGAAACTGCAAAGAGATTTACGTGAAAATGTTGCCCAAAAAGAGGACCAGGAAGAAAGGATAGCAACTCTTGAAAAACGATACCTTAATGCTCAACGCGAATCCACTAGTTTACACGATCTCAACGAAAAGTTGGAACAGGAGCTGCAACACAAGAAGGCTCAATTAAAG ctccaagaagaaaaaatatcagcAATACAAGAAAAATTAGAACTTGCAGAACAGAAATTAGCTCAATACGCTAAGTTGCCAGAAATGGAAGAGCAATTAAAGCAGAGGATGGAGGCTCTGACGCAGGTGAGGAGGCCCAACCAG CAGGCTCAAGAAAGGCACGGTAGTGCAGAGGATAGGATACAAAGATTGGAAACACAACTAGAGGAAAAGAACGCTGAAGTGATGCGTGTTAATCAACGACTTAAAATGAACGAAGAACATAATACACGGCTTAGTACAACAGTTGATAAACTTTTGTCCG AATCTAACGAAAGATTACAAGTGCATTTGAAAGAGAGAATGCACGCATTAGAAGAAAAGAATGCTCTTACGCAGGAGCTTGAAAAGACAAGAAAGATCGCTGAAGATCTCCAAAATGAAAAGGCTGAAATAGTTAAAGAATTAGGAAAAGCACGTCTTGAAATTGATAATGTAAAAAGGCAGATGCTTCAGCAAGAAATCGCATTTAATATACAACAAACGGACGCTTTGACTAGAAGTTTGTCTCCCAATGCAGTGGATCCAGGTTCCTTTTCTAGAAGTGCAAGTCACAGTAGCTTCGACACCCATTCGTTACCAAGGAGAACGGCTAAACGTCCAGCGATGGAAGAAGATCCAGCAAAG AATTACGTAGCTCGCACTTTAGCGGAACAAGAATGGGAAAAATTACAGCAAGCGCATGTTCTAGCCAATGTGCAACAAGCGTTTGACGTTTCCAGTGACGCAGAGGGTGACGGAGATAATGAAAGTCTTTTCAGTTGTGCGGCTGATGTAATTAGCCCTACAGGGCATACAGATGCTCAAACGTTAGCGTTGATGCTACAAGAACAATTAGATgcaattaataatgaaattaggTTGATTCAG GAAGAAAAACAAAGTACGGAAGCTCGTGCAGAAGAATTGGAATCACGAGTTGGCAGTCTTGAACATATGAATTTATTAGCGAGAGGTAGAAGTTTGGAACGAGCGTCGCCACCATTGAGCGGAAGATCCACACCTAAATCTCATCATAGTCCTAATAGGGATTACTTACATAAATATCATACT GCACCGGCATCAATGTCTCCAGCGCATCTCCATCAATATGCTGCTTCCTTAGCTAGCCCGGGTCAACTTTCTGAATCCCTTCCTGCAAGTCAG TTACAGTTATCAGGTGAAGAACTGCATTCGGTGAGCGAAAGGGATAGTACCGGTGGTGCAGGAAGCGGTGGCAGCGATGCAGCCTCACCGTTAACTGCTCGATCAATCAGGCTGGAACGAGTAGTACAAGCACTTGCTCACAGTCAAGAAGAACTGAGAAG ACGCACTGGACAAGCCGGATTTCCCAGCAGTGGTTTTCCTGCTCACAG CAGGCATGGGCAACATAACAACGGCGCACTCAATTCTGGGACTCCCCCTTCCCCATTGTCCTCACGCCATAGCAGCCAGGACAGTTTGCACAAGAACAACTTGCCTGGTGTCGGATTGGCGATTGGACAACTGTCTAGCTCGCATTTGCACATGCAGTCAACCATGAGTCCAGCTACAGCAGCAGCGGTGGCTGCAGCTCAAAAGAAGAAGGGGATTAAGAGCAGCCTTGGAAGATTTTTCAGCAAGAAGGAAAAG ATAAAGGGAAAAGACACGCCAATGCCTGGAGATATACCTGGTATGGGAGGAGCAAGTACACCTGCGGATCCTGATTATGGAGATAGCGTTTCTGTGGCTGGAACTATGGGCAGCAAAAGTGATTTTGAtcgtagaaaaaagaaaag TCCTAGTATGTTTGGAAGTATGCTAGATTCATCGAGGCACGAGCTTTTGGCGGAAGCGATGCGAGCTGGAACCCCGTTTGCTTTGTGGAACGGGCCAACTGTGGTGGCTTGGCTTGAATTATGGGTCGGTATGCCTACCTGGTACGTAGCAGCCTGCCGGGCCAATGTGAAAAGCGGTGCCATCATGAGTGCTCTTAGCGATACCGAAATCCAACGCGAAATCGGTATAAG TAATCCTTTACATCGATTGAAATTACGATTAGCTATCCAAGAAATGGTGTCACTGACAAGTCCATCAGCACCAAAAACCTCTCGCACAACTTTAGCATTTGGAGATATGAACCACGAATGGATTGGTAATGTTTGGCTTCCAAGTCTTGGATTGCCTCAATACCGATCCACTTTCATGGAGTGCCTTGTCGATGCTAGAATGTTGGATCACCTTACAAAAAAAGACCTTCGTGGTCAACTTAGAATGGTTGATAGTTTCCACAG AACAAGTTTGCAGTATGGCATTTCGTGTTTGAAGCGATTAAATTATGATAGGCAACAATTAGAAGAAAGAAGACGAATGGCGGAAGGTGCCAACGTCGATGTTCTTGTATGGAGTAACGATCGCGTTATAAGATGGGTGCAATCTATCGGCCTGAAA GAATACGGGAACAACCTCTTGGAATCTGGGGTACACGGAGCTCTTGTAGCCCTCGATGAAAGTTTCGATGCAAATAGTTTTGCTTTAGCTTTGCAAATTCCGACCCAAAACACACAA GCTCGACAACTGTTAGAAATGGAATTTGCTAATTTATTAACAGTAGGAACAGAGAGGCGACTCGATGAATCGAATAGTATGAAATCCTGA
- the Liprin-alpha gene encoding PTPRF interacting protein alpha isoform X8 — translation MWNMMCDVMPTIAEDSISQRSSQFSGEDANFEQLMVSMLDERDKLMESLRESQERLQETEARLQEVEKERDSLNRQLNANIPQEFSQLTKELAAARESILEREEEISELKAERNNTRLLLEHLECLVSRHERSLRMTVVKRQAAAQSGVSSEVEVLKALKSLFEHHKALDEKVRERLRVALERNTSLEEELAIIKEELQQYKLSGHAPKAMEDRPKENGQTEDGQQQNKNETEQAAGQLEQQQQQEPQQQQQQQQSIQKLGTERSTEIGSRLSNGTLDPSDQDSAARLIDLQATLDKQSSELSTWQRRVAELSGRVAELEESLSKAQKDLLKTQETNVKLQRDLRENVAQKEDQEERIATLEKRYLNAQRESTSLHDLNEKLEQELQHKKAQLKLQEEKISAIQEKLELAEQKLAQYAKLPEMEEQLKQRMEALTQAQERHGSAEDRIQRLETQLEEKNAEVMRVNQRLKMNEEHNTRLSTTVDKLLSESNERLQVHLKERMHALEEKNALTQELEKTRKIAEDLQNEKAEIVKELGKARLEIDNVKRQMLQQEIAFNIQQTDALTRSLSPNAVDPGSFSRSASHSSFDTHSLPRRTAKRPAMEEDPAKNYVARTLAEQEWEKLQQAHVLANVQQAFDVSSDAEGDGDNESLFSCAADVISPTGHTDAQTLALMLQEQLDAINNEIRLIQEEKQSTEARAEELESRVGSLEHMNLLARGRSLERASPPLSGRSTPKSHHSPNRDYLHKYHTAPASMSPAHLHQYAASLASPGQLSESLPASQLQLSGEELHSVSERDSTGGAGSGGSDAASPLTARSIRLERVVQALAHSQEELRRRTGQAGFPSSGFPAHSRHGQHNNGALNSGTPPSPLSSRHSSQDSLHKNNLPGVGLAIGQLSSSHLHMQSTMSPATAAAVAAAQKKKGIKSSLGRFFSKKEKIKGKDTPMPGDIPGMGGASTPADPDYGDSVSVAGTMGSKSDFDRRKKKSPSMFGSMLDSSRHELLAEAMRAGTPFALWNGPTVVAWLELWVGMPTWYVAACRANVKSGAIMSALSDTEIQREIGISNPLHRLKLRLAIQEMVSLTSPSAPKTSRTTLAFGDMNHEWIGNVWLPSLGLPQYRSTFMECLVDARMLDHLTKKDLRGQLRMVDSFHRTSLQYGISCLKRLNYDRQQLEERRRMAEGANVDVLVWSNDRVIRWVQSIGLKEYGNNLLESGVHGALVALDESFDANSFALALQIPTQNTQARQLLEMEFANLLTVGTERRLDESNSMKS, via the exons ATGTGGAATATGATGTGCGACGTGATGCCGACTATCGCGGAGGACAGCATTAGCCAGCGGAGTTCGCAGTTCTCCGGCGAGGATGCGAACTTCGAGCAGCTGATGGTCTCGATGCTCGACGAGAGGGACAAGCTGATGGAATCGTTGCGCGAGAGCCAGGAACGATTACAGGAAACGGAAGCACGTTTGCAGGAGGTCGAAAAAGAACGGGACTCTTTGAATCGTCAGCTGAACGCCAATATTCCTCAG GAATTTTCCCAGCTGACGAAGGAGCTCGCAGCAGCACGCGAGAGTATTttagaaagagaggaagaaatatcggAGCTGAAAGCAGAGAGGAATAATACTCGT CTTCTGCTCGAACATCTGGAATGTCTGGTCTCACGGCACGAGCGATCGCTTAGGATGACTGTGGTGAAGAGGCAAGCGGCCGCGCAATCTGGAGTATCGTCCGAAGTTGAAGTGCTCAAAGCTCTGAAAAGTCTGTTCGAGCACCACAAGGCTTTAGACGAGAAA gtACGAGAACGATTGAGAGTTGCATTGGAAAGGAATACTAGCTTGGAAGAAGAGTTAGCCATTATTAAAGAAGAG CTCCAGCAATATAAATTAAGTGGTCATGCGCCTAAAGCTATGGAGGATAGACCCAAAGAAAATGGGCAGACAGAGGATGGCCAGCAGCAAAACAAG AATGAGACTGAGCAGGCAGCAGGCCAGCTggaacaacagcagcaacaagaacctcagcaacagcagcagcaacagcagtcGATACAAAAGCTAGGTACGGAGAGGTCGACAGAAATCGGGAGTAGACTGAGCAATGGAACTCTCGATCCGTCGGACCAGGATTCAGCTGCGCGATTAATTGATTTGCAAGCCACTCTCGACAAGCAG aGCTCAGAATTGAGCACGTGGCAACGGCGGGTAGCTGAGTTAAGTGGACGAGTAGCTGAATTGGAAGAAAGCTTATCCAAGGCTCAGAAAGATCTTCTGAAAACGCAAGAAACGAACGTGAAACTGCAAAGAGATTTACGTGAAAATGTTGCCCAAAAAGAGGACCAGGAAGAAAGGATAGCAACTCTTGAAAAACGATACCTTAATGCTCAACGCGAATCCACTAGTTTACACGATCTCAACGAAAAGTTGGAACAGGAGCTGCAACACAAGAAGGCTCAATTAAAG ctccaagaagaaaaaatatcagcAATACAAGAAAAATTAGAACTTGCAGAACAGAAATTAGCTCAATACGCTAAGTTGCCAGAAATGGAAGAGCAATTAAAGCAGAGGATGGAGGCTCTGACGCAG GCTCAAGAAAGGCACGGTAGTGCAGAGGATAGGATACAAAGATTGGAAACACAACTAGAGGAAAAGAACGCTGAAGTGATGCGTGTTAATCAACGACTTAAAATGAACGAAGAACATAATACACGGCTTAGTACAACAGTTGATAAACTTTTGTCCG AATCTAACGAAAGATTACAAGTGCATTTGAAAGAGAGAATGCACGCATTAGAAGAAAAGAATGCTCTTACGCAGGAGCTTGAAAAGACAAGAAAGATCGCTGAAGATCTCCAAAATGAAAAGGCTGAAATAGTTAAAGAATTAGGAAAAGCACGTCTTGAAATTGATAATGTAAAAAGGCAGATGCTTCAGCAAGAAATCGCATTTAATATACAACAAACGGACGCTTTGACTAGAAGTTTGTCTCCCAATGCAGTGGATCCAGGTTCCTTTTCTAGAAGTGCAAGTCACAGTAGCTTCGACACCCATTCGTTACCAAGGAGAACGGCTAAACGTCCAGCGATGGAAGAAGATCCAGCAAAG AATTACGTAGCTCGCACTTTAGCGGAACAAGAATGGGAAAAATTACAGCAAGCGCATGTTCTAGCCAATGTGCAACAAGCGTTTGACGTTTCCAGTGACGCAGAGGGTGACGGAGATAATGAAAGTCTTTTCAGTTGTGCGGCTGATGTAATTAGCCCTACAGGGCATACAGATGCTCAAACGTTAGCGTTGATGCTACAAGAACAATTAGATgcaattaataatgaaattaggTTGATTCAG GAAGAAAAACAAAGTACGGAAGCTCGTGCAGAAGAATTGGAATCACGAGTTGGCAGTCTTGAACATATGAATTTATTAGCGAGAGGTAGAAGTTTGGAACGAGCGTCGCCACCATTGAGCGGAAGATCCACACCTAAATCTCATCATAGTCCTAATAGGGATTACTTACATAAATATCATACT GCACCGGCATCAATGTCTCCAGCGCATCTCCATCAATATGCTGCTTCCTTAGCTAGCCCGGGTCAACTTTCTGAATCCCTTCCTGCAAGTCAG TTACAGTTATCAGGTGAAGAACTGCATTCGGTGAGCGAAAGGGATAGTACCGGTGGTGCAGGAAGCGGTGGCAGCGATGCAGCCTCACCGTTAACTGCTCGATCAATCAGGCTGGAACGAGTAGTACAAGCACTTGCTCACAGTCAAGAAGAACTGAGAAG ACGCACTGGACAAGCCGGATTTCCCAGCAGTGGTTTTCCTGCTCACAG CAGGCATGGGCAACATAACAACGGCGCACTCAATTCTGGGACTCCCCCTTCCCCATTGTCCTCACGCCATAGCAGCCAGGACAGTTTGCACAAGAACAACTTGCCTGGTGTCGGATTGGCGATTGGACAACTGTCTAGCTCGCATTTGCACATGCAGTCAACCATGAGTCCAGCTACAGCAGCAGCGGTGGCTGCAGCTCAAAAGAAGAAGGGGATTAAGAGCAGCCTTGGAAGATTTTTCAGCAAGAAGGAAAAG ATAAAGGGAAAAGACACGCCAATGCCTGGAGATATACCTGGTATGGGAGGAGCAAGTACACCTGCGGATCCTGATTATGGAGATAGCGTTTCTGTGGCTGGAACTATGGGCAGCAAAAGTGATTTTGAtcgtagaaaaaagaaaag TCCTAGTATGTTTGGAAGTATGCTAGATTCATCGAGGCACGAGCTTTTGGCGGAAGCGATGCGAGCTGGAACCCCGTTTGCTTTGTGGAACGGGCCAACTGTGGTGGCTTGGCTTGAATTATGGGTCGGTATGCCTACCTGGTACGTAGCAGCCTGCCGGGCCAATGTGAAAAGCGGTGCCATCATGAGTGCTCTTAGCGATACCGAAATCCAACGCGAAATCGGTATAAG TAATCCTTTACATCGATTGAAATTACGATTAGCTATCCAAGAAATGGTGTCACTGACAAGTCCATCAGCACCAAAAACCTCTCGCACAACTTTAGCATTTGGAGATATGAACCACGAATGGATTGGTAATGTTTGGCTTCCAAGTCTTGGATTGCCTCAATACCGATCCACTTTCATGGAGTGCCTTGTCGATGCTAGAATGTTGGATCACCTTACAAAAAAAGACCTTCGTGGTCAACTTAGAATGGTTGATAGTTTCCACAG AACAAGTTTGCAGTATGGCATTTCGTGTTTGAAGCGATTAAATTATGATAGGCAACAATTAGAAGAAAGAAGACGAATGGCGGAAGGTGCCAACGTCGATGTTCTTGTATGGAGTAACGATCGCGTTATAAGATGGGTGCAATCTATCGGCCTGAAA GAATACGGGAACAACCTCTTGGAATCTGGGGTACACGGAGCTCTTGTAGCCCTCGATGAAAGTTTCGATGCAAATAGTTTTGCTTTAGCTTTGCAAATTCCGACCCAAAACACACAA GCTCGACAACTGTTAGAAATGGAATTTGCTAATTTATTAACAGTAGGAACAGAGAGGCGACTCGATGAATCGAATAGTATGAAATCCTGA